A single genomic interval of Zingiber officinale cultivar Zhangliang chromosome 4A, Zo_v1.1, whole genome shotgun sequence harbors:
- the LOC121971564 gene encoding uncharacterized protein LOC121971564 gives MAAICMLNRSLNLYRCFRCSSSLDFASDAMAVAVVGRKGKMNKPRLPPINCSAPLERSPEVQQQFLTEEEAQEEFGILCEPCNGRGWLLCDFCEGKKNNVKAENSRIYRRCLTCKAVGYILCSECKVFKCITFPDYSDGEL, from the exons ATGGCGGCGATCTGTATGCTTAACAGGTCGCTAAATCTCTATCGATGTTTCCGGTGCTCCTCCTCGTTGGACTTTGCTTCTGATGCGATGGCGGTGGCGGTGGTCGGGAGAAAAGGGAAGATGAATAAGCCGCGCTTGCCCCCCATCAATTGCAGCGCCCCCTTGGAACGGAGTCCTGAGGTCCAGCAACAGTTTCTGACCGAGGAGGAGGCCCAAGAG GAATTTGGAATTCTGTGTGAACCCTGCAATGGCAGAGGATGGCTGCTGTGTGACTTTTGTGAAGGCAAGAAGAACAATGTGAAGGCCGAGAATAGTCGAATTTATCGACGTTGCCTGACCTGCAAAGCT GTAGGCTATATTCTATGTTCAGAATGCAAAGTTTTCAAGTGCATTACGTTCCCAGACTATTCTGATGGTGAGCTATGA
- the LOC121972893 gene encoding auxin-responsive protein SAUR23-like has translation MKVEKIRQIVQLKQVMRRWRALSLRRLVGDPPPGFLAVYVGPDRQRFVIPTRFLNLPVFAAFLRSAEEEYGFPGPAPGGLALPSDPAFFRCVLDALHRDEARFGRFTLDAFLVLFADHGPAAAAVASSPCRDSSSYNRPLLPKTKAR, from the coding sequence ATGAAGGTGGAGAAGATCAGGCAAATAGTGCAGCTGAAGCAGGTCATGCGGCGGTGGCGGGCGCTCAGCCTTCGCCGCCTCGTCGGCGATCCGCCCCCGGGCTTCCTAGCCGTCTACGTGGGGCCGGATCGACAGCGCTTCGTGATCCCCACCCGGTTCCTGAACCTCCCGGTCTTCGCCGCCTTCCTCCGGAGCGCGGAGGAGGAGTACGGTTTCCCTGGGCCCGCCCCGGGGGGCCTCGCCCTCCCCAGCGACCCGGCCTTCTTCCGCTGCGTCCTCGACGCCCTCCACCGCGACGAGGCCCGCTTCGGCCGCTTTACCCTCGACGCCTTTCTCGTGCTCTTCGCCGACCACGGCcctgccgccgccgccgtcgctTCCTCGCCTTGCCGCGACTCCTCCTCGTACAACAGGCCTCTCCTCCCCAAAACCAAGGCTCGATGA